The sequence ATTTCAAGCTCAGGAATCGCCGTTATCGATTCCCGCGTAACAGGTCTTGATGATGAAATCCACCGCGTCCCGTGGCGAATCGGTCAGGTGGATCAGGCTTAGGTCCTCGGCATTTATCATCTTTTCATTGAGCATCGTGGACGTAAGCCATGCCAGCAGGCCGCGCCAATATTGAGATCCGAACAGCACAACGGGGAAATTACGGATCTTGCGCGTCTGGATCAGCGTAAGTGCCTCAAAAAGCTCGTCCATCGTCCCAAAGCCGCCCGGAAAGATAATGTACGCATTGCTGTATTTAATGAACATCGTCTTGCGGACGAAGAAATATTTGAACCTGTGTGAGCGGTTTTGGTAGCGATTCGGCATCTGTTCGAGCGGCAATTCGATATTGCACCCTATCGAAACGGCCCCGGCCTCGTGCGCACCGCGATTAGCGGCTTCCATGATGCCGGGGCCGCCGCCCGTTATGATCTCAAAGCCGGCGGCGCCCAGCAGATATGCTGTCTGGCGTGCATCTTCATAATGCTTGTCGCCCTCGCCCGTGCGGGCAGACCCGAAGATCGAGACTCCGCGGGTGACCGTGGCAAAATCATCAAATCCGCCGATCACCTCGCCCATGATGCGAAACACCCGCCATGAATCCGACGTTCTGTAATCGTCCTCAGGCTTTGGCGAGCGCAGCAGGACCTCGTCGTCAGTGAGTTTCCAATAGCCCTGAGCGACCTCCAGTTCCTTTGCCTCGGCAACGGTCTCCGGCTCGCCGCCGGTCTTGCGGTTTTTTGACTTCGTCTTCTTGTCCTCGGTTACTGCCATGTTCAGATTCCCATGATGTTGTAGCCGCAATCGACATAGATCGTCTCGCCCGTAATGCCGCTTGCGAGGTCGCTGACCAGGAACAACGCTGTGTTGCCTACCTCGCCGGCGGTTACGTTTCGCTTCAATGGCGATTTTTCGCCGACATAACTCAGAAGCGAGCCCATGTTCTTTACGCCGCGAGCCGACAAGGTGTTGATCGGGCCGGCGCTGATCGCGTTTACGCGGATATTGTTCTTGCCGAGGTCGGCGGCGAGGTAGCGAGTTGACGCCTCAAGCGCGGCTTTTGCTACGCCCATGACGTTGTAATTCATCACGACCTTTTCC is a genomic window of Chloracidobacterium sp. containing:
- a CDS encoding TIGR00730 family Rossman fold protein, whose protein sequence is MAVTEDKKTKSKNRKTGGEPETVAEAKELEVAQGYWKLTDDEVLLRSPKPEDDYRTSDSWRVFRIMGEVIGGFDDFATVTRGVSIFGSARTGEGDKHYEDARQTAYLLGAAGFEIITGGGPGIMEAANRGAHEAGAVSIGCNIELPLEQMPNRYQNRSHRFKYFFVRKTMFIKYSNAYIIFPGGFGTMDELFEALTLIQTRKIRNFPVVLFGSQYWRGLLAWLTSTMLNEKMINAEDLSLIHLTDSPRDAVDFIIKTCYAGIDNGDS